A part of Bacteroidales bacterium genomic DNA contains:
- a CDS encoding ATP-dependent Clp protease ATP-binding subunit — protein sequence MEAKFSQQLIEIIYYSNEEAQRLGSRLLTTEHLFLGLLREGKGMAVDILKNSYQIDLQQLKKEIEKKIQQTDIASTPRKNNTSIPISREADQIMRLSLLLAREFRSTYVETEHFLLAILKERTNNVAILLQEKGVEFAHVYSLIRKHYEHFKDPDFTQHDEDKYQIEDAFSMDDDDEDANLFSSSKKSTESKSKTPVLDNFGRDLTKLASENKLDPIVGREKELERIAQILSRRKKNNPVLIGEPGVGKSAIAEGLAIRIAERKVPRTLQNKRLVMLDLAALVAGTKYRGQFEERVKALLNELEKNPDVILFIDEIHTIVGAGGASGSLDASNMFKPALARGEIQCIGATTLDEYRNYIEKDGALERRFQKVMVEPTTIEETITILKSIKSRYEDHHLVFYTDEAIEACVLLSERYISDRALPDKAIDVMDEAGSRVHLKHIHVPQEILDLEQQILEVREKKSQAIKAQRYEEAARFRDRERNLLISLDKANEKWNELASQHRELVTEEDVAEVVAMMTGIPVTRIAQNESERLLKIEEELKSKVVGQDEAITKIARAIRRNRVGLKDPNRPIASFIFLGPTGVGKTYLAKVLARYLFDTDDALIRVDMSEYMEKFAVSRLIGAPPGYVGYEEGGQLTEKVRRKPFSVILLDEIEKAHPDVFHLLLQVLDEGHLTDSLGRKVDFKNTIIIMTSNIGTRQLREFGQGVGFSTQAKEQSKANYTRGVLEAALKKAFSPEFLNRIDDVIIFNNLNKDQIQQIVNLELSGIYERLREKRIQLELSQEAMDFIIEKGWDPTFGARPLKRAIQKYIEDPIAEEIIKRNIHHDAYIKVDYFEGQDELAITITQEKAEDEEKKNMGQDSGILTS from the coding sequence ATGGAAGCTAAGTTTTCACAACAATTAATAGAAATCATTTACTATAGCAACGAGGAAGCTCAACGTCTGGGAAGTCGTTTGCTTACGACAGAGCATTTATTTTTAGGTTTGCTTAGAGAAGGGAAGGGAATGGCAGTAGATATTCTAAAAAATAGTTACCAAATTGACTTACAACAATTAAAAAAAGAAATTGAAAAAAAAATTCAACAAACTGATATAGCTTCTACTCCTCGAAAAAATAATACGTCGATTCCCATATCTCGTGAAGCTGACCAAATTATGCGATTGTCTTTATTGCTAGCTCGCGAATTCCGATCCACGTATGTAGAAACAGAACATTTTCTGCTCGCCATTTTGAAAGAAAGAACCAATAATGTAGCTATTCTTCTTCAGGAAAAAGGCGTAGAATTTGCACACGTCTATTCTTTGATAAGAAAGCATTATGAGCATTTTAAGGATCCTGATTTTACTCAACATGACGAGGATAAATATCAGATTGAAGATGCTTTTTCGATGGATGATGACGACGAAGATGCTAATTTGTTTTCTTCTTCGAAAAAGAGTACTGAAAGCAAAAGCAAAACCCCTGTTTTGGATAACTTTGGACGAGACCTAACTAAACTTGCTTCTGAAAACAAGTTGGATCCTATTGTGGGACGAGAGAAGGAACTTGAGCGTATTGCTCAAATTTTGAGTCGTCGTAAAAAAAACAATCCCGTATTAATTGGTGAACCTGGTGTTGGTAAATCTGCAATAGCTGAAGGGCTTGCCATTCGTATTGCTGAACGAAAAGTACCACGTACACTTCAAAATAAACGTCTTGTAATGCTAGACTTAGCAGCCCTTGTAGCTGGGACTAAATACCGAGGTCAATTCGAAGAAAGAGTAAAAGCCTTACTAAATGAATTGGAGAAGAATCCTGATGTGATATTATTTATTGATGAAATTCATACCATTGTCGGGGCGGGTGGTGCTAGTGGTTCGTTGGATGCATCAAATATGTTCAAGCCTGCTTTGGCGCGTGGTGAAATTCAGTGTATCGGCGCAACTACACTTGATGAATACCGAAACTACATTGAAAAAGATGGAGCTCTTGAAAGGCGTTTCCAAAAAGTGATGGTGGAACCAACTACCATCGAAGAAACTATTACCATCTTGAAAAGCATTAAAAGTCGATACGAAGACCATCATCTTGTTTTTTATACCGACGAAGCGATCGAAGCATGTGTTTTGCTAAGTGAACGATATATAAGCGATAGAGCACTTCCTGACAAAGCTATAGATGTCATGGATGAAGCGGGATCACGAGTTCACCTCAAGCACATCCATGTACCTCAAGAAATTCTTGACCTCGAACAACAAATCCTAGAAGTAAGGGAAAAGAAATCTCAAGCTATTAAAGCTCAACGTTACGAAGAAGCTGCTCGTTTCAGAGACCGTGAAAGAAATCTTTTAATAAGTCTCGATAAAGCCAATGAAAAATGGAATGAGTTAGCTTCTCAGCATCGAGAGCTGGTTACAGAAGAAGATGTTGCTGAGGTGGTTGCTATGATGACTGGCATACCAGTGACCCGTATCGCTCAAAATGAAAGTGAACGGTTACTGAAAATTGAAGAAGAATTAAAGTCAAAGGTAGTAGGACAAGATGAAGCTATAACCAAGATTGCACGTGCCATTAGACGAAACCGTGTAGGTTTGAAAGATCCTAATCGACCTATTGCAAGCTTCATATTCCTTGGTCCCACAGGTGTCGGAAAAACGTACTTAGCTAAGGTACTTGCTCGATATTTATTTGATACTGATGATGCTTTGATTAGAGTTGACATGAGTGAATATATGGAAAAATTTGCTGTTTCGCGCCTTATAGGTGCTCCTCCTGGTTACGTAGGTTATGAAGAAGGAGGTCAGCTAACAGAAAAAGTAAGAAGAAAACCTTTCAGTGTTATTTTGTTGGATGAAATAGAAAAAGCTCACCCCGATGTTTTTCATCTACTCTTACAGGTACTTGACGAAGGACATCTAACGGATAGTCTAGGAAGAAAGGTTGATTTCAAAAATACCATCATTATCATGACAAGCAATATTGGTACTCGACAACTCAGAGAATTTGGTCAAGGGGTTGGTTTTTCTACCCAGGCTAAAGAGCAATCTAAGGCAAATTATACTCGGGGGGTTCTCGAAGCAGCCTTGAAGAAAGCTTTTTCTCCTGAATTTTTGAATCGAATTGATGATGTGATTATCTTCAATAATTTGAATAAAGATCAGATTCAGCAGATAGTTAATCTTGAACTTTCTGGCATATACGAACGTTTGCGTGAGAAACGCATCCAACTTGAATTAAGTCAGGAAGCCATGGATTTTATCATTGAAAAAGGTTGGGATCCTACATTTGGAGCACGCCCTCTCAAAAGAGCTATTCAAAAGTATATCGAAGATCCCATTGCTGAAGAAATTATCAAACGCAATATACATCACGATGCTTACATTAAAGTTGACTATTTCGAAGGTCAAGATGAGCTTGCCATTACTATAACTCAAGAAAAAGCAGAGGACGAGGAAAAGAAAAACATGGGCCAAGATTCAGGTATTTTAACATCCTGA